In one Vicia villosa cultivar HV-30 ecotype Madison, WI unplaced genomic scaffold, Vvil1.0 ctg.000236F_1_1_1, whole genome shotgun sequence genomic region, the following are encoded:
- the LOC131625732 gene encoding probable GTP-binding protein OBGM, mitochondrial, protein MLAFEARSIRQVEAFTRTCVSRWSSIFHSCYSDSTHNKSKLAPLQERRMIDKVKIFAKAGDGGNGCTSFRRSRQESKGVPDGGGGGIGGDVILECSRRVWDFSGLKRHLIAERGGHGSSKNKIGTRGADKVVRVPIGTVLHLVSGDIPSVVKTQSSADLDPWEVPGALVDDHSDPHDGSISNVATQENVNAIHPNGCSSSQTSKANAEKSVKSTHISSTDAFSQLSSSNGTPELDTEDIGEKQEILNNVAELTEEGQRLIIARGGEGGLGNISIYRDSRKPLTTKAEASQPITNLQDADNVNLSSGLPGSETVLILELKCIADVSFVGMPNAGKSTLLGAISRAKPAVGHYAFTTLRPNLGNMNYDDMSITVADIPGLIKGAHQNRGLGHAFLRHIERTKVLAYVVDVAAALPGRKGVSPWEQLKDLILELEYHLDGLSNRPSLIVANKIDEEGAEEVYEELKRRIQGVPIFPVSAVLEEGIPELKAGLRMLVNGETSCTLCLDQILLD, encoded by the exons ATGTTGGCCTTTGAAGCAAGATCCATTAGGCAAGTAGAAGCTTTTACTCGAACTTGTGTATCTAGATGGTCTAGTATATTTCATTCATGTTACTCAGATTCTACTCACAACAAGTCCAAGCTTGCTCCTTTACAG GAGAGAAGAATGATAGACAAAGTTAAGATATTTGCAAAAGCAGGAGATGGTGGTAATGGTTGCACCAGCTTTCGCCGCAGTCGACAGGAAAGCAAGGGCGTACCTGATG GTGGCGGCGGTGGGATAGGTGGTGATGTAATTTTGGAATGCTCTCGTAGAGTTTGGGACTTCAGTGGTCTGAAGCGTCATCTA ATAGCAGAGAGAGGAGGACATGGATCATCAAAAAATAAGATAGGAACCAGGGGTGCTGATAAG GTTGTTCGTGTACCAATTGGCACTGTACTTCATCTTGTTAGTGGTGATATTCCTTCTGTAGTCAAAACTCAATCCTCGGCGGATTTAGACCCTTGGGAGGTTCCTGGTGCACTTGTTGATGATCATTCAGACCCTCACGACGGTTCTATCTCAAATGTGGCAACACAGGAAAATGTCAATGCAATACATCCTAATGGCTGCTCGTCATCCCAAACTTCTAAAGCAAATGCTGAGAAATCTGTAAAATCTACACATATTTCGTCAACAGATGCATTTTCTCAACTTTCCTCTTCTAATGGAACTCCCGAACTTGATACCGAGGATATAGGAGAGAAACAAGAGATACTTAACAATGTTGCTGAATTAACAGAAGAAGGTCAACGGCTTATTATTGCCCGTGGAGGAGAAGGTGGTCTCGGTAACATATCTATTTACAGAGATTCAAGGAAGCCTTTGACTACAAAGGCAGAGGCATCTCAACCCATAACCAATCTTCAGGACGCTGACAATGTTAACCTAAGTTCAGGTTTGCCTGGTTCTGAGACAGTTCTTATATTAGAACTCAAGTGCATTGCTGATGTGAGCTTTGTGGGAATGCCTAATGCTGGAAAAAGCACTTTACTTGGAGCTATATCAAGAGCTAAGCCGGCTGTTGGGCACTATGCTTTCACTACTCTAAGGCCAAATTTAGGGAATATGAACTATGATGATATGTCAATAACCGTGGCTGATATTCCTGGACTCATAAAAGGTGCACACCAAAATCGTGGACTTGGCCATGCATTTTTGCGCCATATAGAACGCACAAAGGTTTTGGCTTATGTGGTAGACGTGGCTGCTGCTTTACCGGGAAGAAAGGGAGTTTCACCGTGGGAACAACTGAAAGACTTGATTCTAGAGCTTGAGTACCATCTGGATGGTTTATCCAATCGGCCATCGTTGATAGTCGCAAATAAGATTGATGAGGAAGGTGCAGAGGAagtgtatgaagagttaaagagaAGGATCCAGGGTGTTCCTATCTTTCCTGTTAGTGCTGTTTTGGAGGAAGGGATACCAGAGCTTAAAGCTGGCCTTAGAATGCTTGTCAATGGTGAAACTTCATGCACACTTTGCCTAGATCAAATTTTGCTTGATTAG